CGCAGCTCGCTGTCGACCAAATCAGCCTCAAGCGATCGACGTTCAGCGATTAGCTCGATGCGCTTGCGCTCCGCCAATGTCAATTCGTTTTGCTTCTCTTCGAGAATCACCATCGAAGCGGCACCAACTTTGGCTGCTTCTGCGTAGCGAGCCACCTCTCGACGTCGCAGGGGGATCTCCGTCTCAATCGTGCGAATCTGAGCATCGAGAGCCTCAAGATCAGCTTCGATTTGGGGACGGCTATCGAAAACAGCCAGCACCTGGCCACGGGTGACCGTATCTCCTTCATTCACAAGAAGCTTGGAGACTCGGGGGGTGCCTCCGAACCCGCTGACCGGTGCAGCGAGACGGCGAATCTCTCCGAGAGGACGAAGCCGCCCCAAGGCAGCCACGGCCTCCGGTGGGCGCGGTGATTCCGCCTGAGGAGCCTGCGCAACAACAGTGGTTGGCCGCTGGAGAAATGCAATAGTTCCTGCGATCACGAGGATGGAGAGCGTCCCGGCCCCGATCCACACAGAGCGCTTCGACATCATGGACAAACCGGTTCGTCGAAAAGAAGCTCTTCGATGTATCGGTCGGCCCAGATCGTCCCGAAGGCCTTTTCCAGAACCCGACGAGTTTTGTCGTTGCGTTTCTGTTGCTGGCAATACGACACCTGCCCGTGATAACGGGCAAGCGTAAGCGGATCGCTGGAAGCCGTTGGTTGTGCACGCTCCACAGCACGGCTCAAGATGCCCAGATAGGTCTCAACAAGCTCAACAAACCAATCCTGTTCCTCGTGATTCGCAGGACGGATAAAGCGCACAAATGGTGAAAAAATCGTTGCCCAAGCAGGGAGGTCGCGGACCTGTTCAAACGCGGGGATGTTGATGTTGCTGAGGGCTTCCTCGATGGCTACGGGCAAGTGGCCACCCACTGGTGAAAGATCAACGATCGCCGCGGAAATACCAGCTGGACTGGCAACGATGTCGGCTCCGAACACGGGGAGATCGAAACGGGGGTCGGGAAAGAACACGCAGTGAAGGATTTGCAGCCCGACTCCGAGTCGGGCCGTTTCGAGATGCAGCTTGCGCAGTCCGCGACAGCGGTGCACCTCATTGCTGATGAACAAAGCCTCACCATCAAGACTGCCGATGATCTGCTCAAGATCGGCTGGAACCGCAAGGTCCTGGAGATCGGGAAGCCCCTCGCGACACTGACGGATGCACTCGGATAAGGACACCACCAACGGATGAAGCTCCGGGCCGCTCGAGGACTCAGGCATCAATCCGATCCGTCATTGCACAGAATGGGACTTTGCCACGGGACCCTGACAGCGATCTCATCCGGTCCTGCACTGGAACACCTCACTCTCTCGAACAAAAGCACCCTGGTGTCAGCGGAACTTCCGGGTGCTGAACTCACCTGCCTGGATTTCTGGTGTCGGGGAGGAAGCTTCTGGGAACGCAACGGTGAAGAGGGCATCGCTCACTTTCTCGAACACATGGTGTTCAAGGGGAGTGAGCGGTTGCAACCCGGAGACTTCGATCGCCAAATAGAGGCGCTCGGCGGCACCAGTAATGCCGCCACCGGGTTCGATGACGTGCACTTCCACGTTCTTGTTCCACCCAAGGAGACACCAGCAGCGTTGGACCTGCTTCTGGATCTGGTTTTGCACCCCTCACTCGACCTGGATGCTTTCGCGATGGAGCGCGAAGTCGTGCTCGAGGAAATTTCCCAGTACCGCGACCAACCCGATGATCTGGTTTTTCAGCGGGTGCTGGAACTCTGCTTTCCCGAACATCCCTATGGCCGTCCCGTTCTCGGACTCGACTCCAGCTTGAAAGCGATGGATCCCTCGGGAATGCGTCGCTTTCACCAACGGCGCTATCAGGGTCCGAACTGTTGCCTTGCCGTAGCTGGAGCCATTCCCACGGACCTCATCAACCAAGTCAGGGGGAGCGCGCTCACAGCATTGAGCGATGGTGCTGATACCGCAGCCCCGAACGCTCCTGATGAAAGAGGGGGTACAGCGGAACAGCTGCCTTTTCAAAGCGGAAGGGAGTGCCAGAGCTTTCCCAGGCTGGAATCAGCACGCCTATTGATGGTCTGGCCAACCGCTGCGGCCTCGGATCCCATCGGGGTCGCGGGGGCGGACCTGGCGACCACGATTCTGTCCGAAGGTCGCCGGAGCCGGCTGGTGCAACTTCTTCGCGAAGATTTGCAGATCGTCGAGTCCATCGACATGGACGTGACGACCCTCGAGCAGGGAAGCCTTGTGATGCTTGAGGCATGCTGCCCTGAAGAGCAACTGCCGCGGGTTGAACAGGAAATCAGAGAGGAACTGCAGCGCAGCGCCGAGGAACCTGTGCTCGAGGAGGAACGGAAGCGAGCTTTCCAACTGGTGGGCAATGGATACCGATTCAGCCTTGAGGCCCCTGGCTCGGTAGCGGGCTGCGCGGGCTCCCAAGCCGTATGGGGACGGCAGCGTCAGCTGCTCGAACCTCTCAAAGATCTCGAAGAGTGGAGCGCGACGGCCCTCCAAGAGCGTGTGATGCAGCGGCTCCAGGCAGACCAGGCATGCACCTTGATCGCCCGACCATCGGAATCATCATGAGCGGCTTCACTGAGGTGGTCATCGACCCGATCGCAACCACCGGAGTCCTTTCCGCAAAGCTTTGGATCCGTCGCGGTAGCGGTGACGATCCCTTGGGCCAGCGCGGTGGCCATCAACTTCTTGGTTCCGTTCTCAGTCGTGGTTGTGGACCGCTGGACCATGTTCAACTGGCGGATCTAGTGGAAGGCTGCGGGGCAGGGCTTCGTTGCGATACCCACGAAGATGGAATCCTGGTCAGCCTCAAATGCACGCAAAACGATGCCGACAGGCTGCTGCCGATCCTTGGGTGGATGCTGCAGCGGCCCCATCTGAATCCGGCTCAGATTGCGTTGGAAAAGGAACTCAGCCTGCAGGCCCTTCAACGACAGCAGGAGGATCCGTTCCAGCGTGCCTTTGATGGCTGGCGACAGCTCGCCTACGGCAAAGGCCCATACGGACACGACCCTCTCGGCGTCACTGCCGATGTGGAGGCCCTGGATCAAAACCAGCTGATAGCCCTTGCAGCCGCAATCAACGATGGGGGGTCTGTCCTGGCCCTCTCAGGGACCATCCCTGAGGGACTTCAGGACATCCTGCAAGGTTTGGGGGATGGAGAACCCCAAGCAAGCTCACAGGGGGAATCAGCCGTGGACAACGGATCACAGAAACTGGGTCAAACATCGACCCTGAACAGTGTTGAGACCGAACAAGTTGTACTGATGCTCGGGCAGGCAACCTTGCCCCATGGCCATCCGGATGATCTGGCCTTGAGGGTGCTTCAGGCCCATTTGGGATCAGGGATGTCCAGCCTGCTGTTCAGACGTTTACGCGAAGACCATGGTGTCGCTTATGACGTAGGACTTCACCATCCAGCGAGGCAGCGTTCAGCTCCCTTTGTGATGCACGCATCCACCGGGGTGGAGCGGGCGCAGCTGACCCTCGAACTGTTGATGCGGAGTTGGGAGGAACTTTTGGACTCCGTGATCGAACAAACTGATCTCGATTTGGCAATGGCGAAGTTCCGGGGGCAGCTGGCCCACGCGTCCCAGACGACAGGCCAGAGGGCGGAGCGACGCGCCCAGCTCCGAGCCCTTGGGCTTCCGGACGATCACGATCGCCGTTGCGTCGATCAACTCAACAGTCTCAGTGGTGTGGCACTCAAAACTGTGGCTCTACAGCATTTGAAGCAGCCGATCCTCAGTCTGTGTGGACCTGCTTCCTCTCTCAGCATGCTCGAATCCGTTTGGGGGGACGGACCGTTTCATTCAGCTGAAGCTTGATCTGAGATGGGAGCCAGCACGTCCGTCGCCAGGAGAAACGTTCCTCGGGAAAAACGCACCGCGACAGACTCTCCGGGATGGAGCGCAATCACCGTTCCCACTTCATCAAGATCCACCAGATCGGGTGGGCGGAGCATTGGCATTGGATCCGCTGACTTCAGAAAGGGCTGGGCACGTAGCAGTCGTACTTGGTCACCAATGGAAACGGCCATAGGAGCTGGGCAATGTGTTCCTCTTACAGCAGGATGGTGCAAGCTGACGACTGCCCGTGCGGGCTCTGGCCACATGGAGCGGCGCTGTCGCCGGTCTGTTCTTGATTCTTGTGGGCAGCCTGATCCAGGCGGCTCTGGTGGTTCCCCTGCCTGAGCTGCCTCCACCTGTGCTGCCTTTGCCCAGCACCTGGCAGGTGCCAGCCCTTCTTTTGTGTTCTCTGGTTGCAGGGCCTCGCGCCGGTGTAATCGCCTCAGTTGCGTATCTGACCATCGGCCTTGTGGATCTGCCTGTGTTTTACGGAGGCGGCGGTTTTGCTTACGTGCTCACGCCTGGATTCGGATACCTAGCTGGATTCATCCCGGCCGCGTGGCTGACCGGTCGTTTAGCCATGCAGAGCGGCATGAATGACATCCCCCGGCTCACGCTGGCTGCCATGGCCGGTTTGCTCATCATTCAGCTCTGCGGCCTGCTCAATCTCCTTTTGGGGGCGGGACTCGGTCGCTGGCAGCAACCCTTGGCTGAGCTGTTGTTCAGCTACAGCCTCGGCCCTTTGGTCGCGCAGCTGGCCCTTTGCTGCGCAGCAGGTTTATTGGCCCGATGCATGCGTGGTCTGTTGTGGGTGGAATGAACGCAAGCGAAAGCGCCGTCAGACGGAATCGTCGTTCGCTGCGGCGCGAATCACTCCTTCTGATCAGCGTTGGGATGGTGATCCTTGATCAGTGGAGCAAGCACTGGGCACGTTCCGCATTGATCCTCGGCAGGCCAGTGCCGTTCATCCCCGGATTTCTGCAATTTCGTCTTGTGCACAACACTGGTGCAGCCTTCAGTTTGTTCACAGACTCCACGCTGTTTCTCGGCGCTCTCAGCCTGTTAGTGACGCTTGGAGTCACCGCATGGATCTGGAGTCAGCCAAAGCGTTGTTACTGGATGGGTCTTGCTTTGGCATTTCTGCTTGGAGGAACCCTCGGTAATGGCATCGATCGTTGGCGTCTCGGCCACGTCACCGATTTTCTTGAACTGGTGCCGATCCAGTTCCCGATCTTCAACTGGGCTGATGTCGTCATCAATTTCGCCGTCGTCTGCTTCGCCGTCGACGCCTTCCGTGAACGCCATGGCCAAGCTGACTCCTAACCAACCGGCCGCAGCACGGCTGACGATCCATCAGCACGATCGCCCCGATCAAACCCTTCACCTTCACGGGGAGGGGTACCGAATTGGTCGCGATCATGGCCTGGAGATCTGCATCGAGCATCCCGCAGTCAGCCGCCAGCACGCCTTGCTTCAGAAGCGTAAACAGCAGTGGTGCCTTGTTGATCAAGGCTCAACCAATGGCCTCTGGTGGAAGGGCCGCAGGGTCAGGGAAATCGAATTAAAAGACGGTGACCAAATCAGCCTGGCTCCCGCCACGGAAGCCGGAGCCCCATCCCTGCAGTTTGAAAACCCAGCTGATCGTGGTGGACAACGCATCCGGCGCTGGCTTGGCATCGCACTTCTGCTGGCACTTGGGGGATCGGGTGCTCTGCTTCTTCTTGCTGGTCTGGATGTGCCCGTCCGTGGCCGACTGGCCACGGTGCGTGGACCGGTGGCCATCTATGACGGCAACAACAAACCTCTCGATTCCGTTGATTCCAGCCGTCACCGGGAATTGGCAACTCTCTCCGACTTTTCACCCTCGCTGATCAACGCCTTGCTCAGCAGTGAGGACAATCGTTTCTGGTGGCACCCAGGGGTTGATCCCATTGGGACCGTGCGTGCGTTCGCCACCAACCTCACCGGTGGACGGGTTCTGGAAGGGGGAAGCAGCCTCACCCAGCAATTGGCCAGAAGCCTTTACCCGGATCTGGTGGGCGAGGGAGACACCCTGGGCCGGAAGTGGAGAGAACTGCTGGTCGCCCTGCAACTGGAGAGTCGCTTCAGCAAGGGTGAACTGCTCTTGAGCTATCTCAACAGGGTGTACCTCGGGGTGGGGTGGGGGTTCGACGATGCCTCCCGAACCTTTTTCAACAAATCTGCTGGGTCGCTTTCGGTGGAGGAAGCAGCGCTGTTGGTGGGCCTTTTGCCCTCGCCTAATGGCCACGACCCTTGTCAGTTTCCACAGAGAGCTCTCGAAGCGCGCAACAGGGTTCTCAACAAGATGGCGGATGCCGGGCGGCTCTCCCTGGATCAAGCCCGCGCGGCCCGTCGTCAGCCCATTCAGCTTGCCAAAAATGCTTGCAGCAAACAGGCCACGCGTCGCTCAGCTCCCTTCTACACCGATCAGGTCAGGAGGGACTTAACGGCTTTGGTAGGCCCCGAAGTGGCAGCTGAGGGCAACTTCCTGATCGAAACACACCTCGATCCGGTACTTCAGAGCGTGATTGAACGACGCTTGCGCAACCTGGTCAGGAATGCCGGCGGGCTGGGTGTCAGTGAGGGTGCTGCCGTCGTGATCGACAGTCGCAGTGGTGGTGTGCTCGCGATTGCCGGTGGACGCGACTACCGCTTCAGCCAGTTCAACCGTGCCTCCATGGCCCTGCGACAGCCAGGGAGCACCTTCAAGCTCATGACCTACCTGGCTGCTCTGGACAAGGGGATGAAGCCCACCGAGAGCATCGACTGCAGCGCCATGGAATGGGGCGGACAGCGGTTTGAAAGTCCCTGCAATGGTCGTCTGACGCTCACCAGCGCTTTCGCATCAAGCAGCAACACCGCAGCCCTGCGCCTTGCCAAGCGTGTGGGACTGGAGCAAGTGGTGCGTCAAGCACGGGCCCTGGGCATCACCACCCCTCTCGATCCCGTCCCTGGATTGGCGCTGGGGCAGAGCGAAGTGCGCTTGATCGAGCTCACCAGTGCCTACGCCGCCGTGGTCAACAAAGGCCAATGGAAACCACCCACCACGATCCGCCGTTTGATGGATGCTGAAACCTGCCGGCAGGACAATCTGCGTGGATGCGGAAGTCTCACTGGGGCGCAAGACAACAGCCTGAATGCTGGGCGTCAGGCCATCCGTCCTGACGTTGCCAAACAAATGCAGGCCATGCTGCGAGCGGTGGTGAGAAATGGAACAGGCACCGGAGCGTCCCTGGGAGGGGAAGAAGGAGGAAAGACCGGAACCACCAATGATGGTCGCGATCTTCTGTTCATCGGCTACGAACCAAGTCGTCACTGGGTACTGGGAATCTGGCTCGGCAACGACGACAACAGTCCCTCAGCCAGCTCGAGTGCGCTGGCAGCGTCTCTGTGGGGGGAAATCATGCGTTCTGCAGGACGCGGCGGGCTGAATACGCGATAACAGGCGAATGAAACAGCAGACCCGCTGGCTATTGGCAGGAGCTGCGGCTCTGATCGCACTGATGGTGATTGGCCTGGTGCTTCAGGCCATCCGCAACCTGCTTTGGGATCTCAGCTATTGGTTACCACCATGGCTCGTTGGGCCCGTGCTTCTCATCGGCACCATCCTTCTGGTGGCCGCATTGATCCAAGTGGGTGTTCCGTTGGTCAAACGCTGGAAGCAGGGACGCCACGCCCAGGGTGCGGGGGCATCCCGTCCAGTCCCGCCAAGCAATCGACGGGAAGCAGCCCGTCAAAGCCTCGACAGTGTGGACCGACTTCTCGCTCGACTGCAGGACGATGTGGCACGCCGGTCGTTGCTCGAGGAGCGGGAACGCGTGGCCCGACAACTCGACCGTGGCGATCTGGAAGTGGTGGTGTTCGGGACAGGATCAAGTGGAAAAACATCCCTGATCCGTGCCCTGTTGAAGGACATCGTGGGCGACGTGGGGGCATCCATGGGATCCACCAGTGAAAGCCGCTCCTATCGCCTGAGGCTGAAAGGATTGGAGCGAGGCGTGCTTCTTGTTGATACGCCTGGAATCCTTGAAGGAGGACAGGACGGACGCACCCGCGAACAACAGGCCAGACAACGGGCATCGCGCGCTGATCTGATGCTGGTCGTTGTGGATGGTGATCTGCGCAGCCAGGAACTGGCCATCGTTCAGAGTCTCTCCGGACTTGGCAAAAGGCTCTTGCTCGTGCTCAACAAGTGCGACCTCCGCGGTGAGGAAGAGGAGCGACGGCTGATGCTGCTCTTGCGTGAACGCTGCCTGGGTTGGCTTCCCCCCGACGATGTTGTCGGGACCAGCGCAGCACCCCAGTCGTTGCCAAGACCAGGACAAAAACCATGGCAGCCCCCCGCAGAGGTCGGGCAACTGCTTCGACGTCTCGCTGTCGTCCTGCATCAGGACGGCGAAGAGCTTCTTGCTGACAACATTCTTCTCCAGTGCCGATCGCTCGGTGAAACCGGCCGAACCCTTCTTGATCAACAGAGAGAAGAGGAAGCCCGTCGCATTGTTGATCGCTACACCTGGATCAGCGCTGGGGTGGTGGCAGCGACTCCTCTACCAGGAGTGGACCTGCTCGGCACTGCCGCAGTCAATGCCCAGATGGTGATGGAAGTGGCAGGTGTTTTTGGCATTCAGCTCACCCGCACCAGGGCCCAAGACCTAGCCCTCTCCGTGGGAAGAACGTTGGCAGGCCTTGGTGTCGTCAAAGGTGGGGTGGCCATCATTGGAACGGCACTGAGTGTGAACCTCCCCACGCTCCTGCTTGGACGAGCCGTTCAGGGCGTCGCAGCTGGATGGCTCACCAGAATTGCCGGTGCCAGCTTCATCACGTTCTTTCAGCAGGATCAAGACTGGGGAGATGGTGGCGTCCAAGACGTTGTTCAGAGGCATTACGACCTCAACCGTCGTGATCGCTCACTGCGGGAGTTTCTTGAGACAGCGCTACGACGGGTGGTCGACCCACTTCAGCA
The sequence above is a segment of the Synechococcus sp. PROS-7-1 genome. Coding sequences within it:
- a CDS encoding HlyD family efflux transporter periplasmic adaptor subunit; protein product: MSKRSVWIGAGTLSILVIAGTIAFLQRPTTVVAQAPQAESPRPPEAVAALGRLRPLGEIRRLAAPVSGFGGTPRVSKLLVNEGDTVTRGQVLAVFDSRPQIEADLEALDAQIRTIETEIPLRRREVARYAEAAKVGAASMVILEEKQNELTLAERKRIELIAERRSLEADLVDSELRSPIDGTVLRLHTRVGERPSNDGVLEVGASQSMEALIEVYESDINRIAVGDPVTLVSENGGFEGRLTGRVERVSPQVRQREVLSTNPTGDADARVVEVQVSLDRDSARRVSSLAGLKVIARFKTS
- a CDS encoding phycocyanobilin:ferredoxin oxidoreductase is translated as MPESSSGPELHPLVVSLSECIRQCREGLPDLQDLAVPADLEQIIGSLDGEALFISNEVHRCRGLRKLHLETARLGVGLQILHCVFFPDPRFDLPVFGADIVASPAGISAAIVDLSPVGGHLPVAIEEALSNINIPAFEQVRDLPAWATIFSPFVRFIRPANHEEQDWFVELVETYLGILSRAVERAQPTASSDPLTLARYHGQVSYCQQQKRNDKTRRVLEKAFGTIWADRYIEELLFDEPVCP
- a CDS encoding pitrilysin family protein, translated to MGLCHGTLTAISSGPALEHLTLSNKSTLVSAELPGAELTCLDFWCRGGSFWERNGEEGIAHFLEHMVFKGSERLQPGDFDRQIEALGGTSNAATGFDDVHFHVLVPPKETPAALDLLLDLVLHPSLDLDAFAMEREVVLEEISQYRDQPDDLVFQRVLELCFPEHPYGRPVLGLDSSLKAMDPSGMRRFHQRRYQGPNCCLAVAGAIPTDLINQVRGSALTALSDGADTAAPNAPDERGGTAEQLPFQSGRECQSFPRLESARLLMVWPTAAASDPIGVAGADLATTILSEGRRSRLVQLLREDLQIVESIDMDVTTLEQGSLVMLEACCPEEQLPRVEQEIREELQRSAEEPVLEEERKRAFQLVGNGYRFSLEAPGSVAGCAGSQAVWGRQRQLLEPLKDLEEWSATALQERVMQRLQADQACTLIARPSESS
- a CDS encoding pitrilysin family protein: MSGFTEVVIDPIATTGVLSAKLWIRRGSGDDPLGQRGGHQLLGSVLSRGCGPLDHVQLADLVEGCGAGLRCDTHEDGILVSLKCTQNDADRLLPILGWMLQRPHLNPAQIALEKELSLQALQRQQEDPFQRAFDGWRQLAYGKGPYGHDPLGVTADVEALDQNQLIALAAAINDGGSVLALSGTIPEGLQDILQGLGDGEPQASSQGESAVDNGSQKLGQTSTLNSVETEQVVLMLGQATLPHGHPDDLALRVLQAHLGSGMSSLLFRRLREDHGVAYDVGLHHPARQRSAPFVMHASTGVERAQLTLELLMRSWEELLDSVIEQTDLDLAMAKFRGQLAHASQTTGQRAERRAQLRALGLPDDHDRRCVDQLNSLSGVALKTVALQHLKQPILSLCGPASSLSMLESVWGDGPFHSAEA
- a CDS encoding DUF3148 domain-containing protein, yielding MWPEPARAVVSLHHPAVRGTHCPAPMAVSIGDQVRLLRAQPFLKSADPMPMLRPPDLVDLDEVGTVIALHPGESVAVRFSRGTFLLATDVLAPISDQASAE
- a CDS encoding biotin transporter BioY, encoding MRALATWSGAVAGLFLILVGSLIQAALVVPLPELPPPVLPLPSTWQVPALLLCSLVAGPRAGVIASVAYLTIGLVDLPVFYGGGGFAYVLTPGFGYLAGFIPAAWLTGRLAMQSGMNDIPRLTLAAMAGLLIIQLCGLLNLLLGAGLGRWQQPLAELLFSYSLGPLVAQLALCCAAGLLARCMRGLLWVE
- the lspA gene encoding signal peptidase II, whose product is MNASESAVRRNRRSLRRESLLLISVGMVILDQWSKHWARSALILGRPVPFIPGFLQFRLVHNTGAAFSLFTDSTLFLGALSLLVTLGVTAWIWSQPKRCYWMGLALAFLLGGTLGNGIDRWRLGHVTDFLELVPIQFPIFNWADVVINFAVVCFAVDAFRERHGQADS
- a CDS encoding transglycosylase domain-containing protein, translated to MAKLTPNQPAAARLTIHQHDRPDQTLHLHGEGYRIGRDHGLEICIEHPAVSRQHALLQKRKQQWCLVDQGSTNGLWWKGRRVREIELKDGDQISLAPATEAGAPSLQFENPADRGGQRIRRWLGIALLLALGGSGALLLLAGLDVPVRGRLATVRGPVAIYDGNNKPLDSVDSSRHRELATLSDFSPSLINALLSSEDNRFWWHPGVDPIGTVRAFATNLTGGRVLEGGSSLTQQLARSLYPDLVGEGDTLGRKWRELLVALQLESRFSKGELLLSYLNRVYLGVGWGFDDASRTFFNKSAGSLSVEEAALLVGLLPSPNGHDPCQFPQRALEARNRVLNKMADAGRLSLDQARAARRQPIQLAKNACSKQATRRSAPFYTDQVRRDLTALVGPEVAAEGNFLIETHLDPVLQSVIERRLRNLVRNAGGLGVSEGAAVVIDSRSGGVLAIAGGRDYRFSQFNRASMALRQPGSTFKLMTYLAALDKGMKPTESIDCSAMEWGGQRFESPCNGRLTLTSAFASSSNTAALRLAKRVGLEQVVRQARALGITTPLDPVPGLALGQSEVRLIELTSAYAAVVNKGQWKPPTTIRRLMDAETCRQDNLRGCGSLTGAQDNSLNAGRQAIRPDVAKQMQAMLRAVVRNGTGTGASLGGEEGGKTGTTNDGRDLLFIGYEPSRHWVLGIWLGNDDNSPSASSSALAASLWGEIMRSAGRGGLNTR
- a CDS encoding GTP-binding protein; protein product: MKQQTRWLLAGAAALIALMVIGLVLQAIRNLLWDLSYWLPPWLVGPVLLIGTILLVAALIQVGVPLVKRWKQGRHAQGAGASRPVPPSNRREAARQSLDSVDRLLARLQDDVARRSLLEERERVARQLDRGDLEVVVFGTGSSGKTSLIRALLKDIVGDVGASMGSTSESRSYRLRLKGLERGVLLVDTPGILEGGQDGRTREQQARQRASRADLMLVVVDGDLRSQELAIVQSLSGLGKRLLLVLNKCDLRGEEEERRLMLLLRERCLGWLPPDDVVGTSAAPQSLPRPGQKPWQPPAEVGQLLRRLAVVLHQDGEELLADNILLQCRSLGETGRTLLDQQREEEARRIVDRYTWISAGVVAATPLPGVDLLGTAAVNAQMVMEVAGVFGIQLTRTRAQDLALSVGRTLAGLGVVKGGVAIIGTALSVNLPTLLLGRAVQGVAAGWLTRIAGASFITFFQQDQDWGDGGVQDVVQRHYDLNRRDRSLREFLETALRRVVDPLQQEAKKRLPPRPGLRAEADASDRGYQEP